One region of Coregonus clupeaformis isolate EN_2021a chromosome 31, ASM2061545v1, whole genome shotgun sequence genomic DNA includes:
- the LOC121547200 gene encoding CDGSH iron-sulfur domain-containing protein 2A, with amino-acid sequence MVLETISRIIKIQLPAYLKKLPLPETIGGFARLTVSEWLRLLPLLGILALLGYLTIRPFLPKKKKQKDSLINLKIQKENPKVVNEIDIEDLKSTNVCYCRCWRSKTFPVCDKSHIKHNELTGDNVGPLILKKKIL; translated from the exons ATGGTTTTAGAAACTATTTCAAGGATCATAAAAATCCAGCTTCCAGCCTACCTCAAAAAGCTCCCCCTTCCGGAGACGATCGGAGGATTTGCAAGGTTAACAG TCTCTGAGTGGCTCCGGTTGCTGCCTCTCCTGGGAATCTTGGCCCTGCTGGGCTACCTCACCATCCGGCCCTTCCTGcccaagaagaagaagcagaaggacAGCCTGATCAACCTGAAGATCCAGAAGGAGAACCCCAAAGTGGTCAACGAGATCGACATTGAGGACTTGAAGAGCACAAACGTCTGCTACTGCCGCTGCTGGCGCTCCAAAACG TTCCCTGTTTGTGACAAATCACACATAAAGCACAACGAGTTGACTGGAGACAACGTGGGTCCTCTCATACTCAAGAAGAAGATACTATAA